GAACCTAGAGAAACTTATTGTACAATGATTTACCATTAGCGGGAAAGCAAAAGAGACTTGTTTGATCATACATGGAAACATTTCGTGCTGCAAAGTCCTGTTTGTAAGAGCTGGTCTTAGTTGTGCATTTATGGAATAAGCTTATTACATTTCCAATTTGTCAATATCTTATCCAAGGACACTCTTGGATTATATTCCAACTGAGGAAGTCATTACTATTGGACAACTATCTAGTGATGGAAGTATCTAGCAAAGTACGAAGTATGTGGTATGGAACTCAAATAAATTATGCCTGTCAAACCCTACATATATGCCTGTTTCCCGGGATAtatttatttgaatttttttaattgttctTCCTGAAGCATCTTCTTGGGGAGTTTGTGATCTTAAGTCTCATTTTCCATGTGACTTTGACTAAATATCGCTAGGCAAGGAGGAGCTTTAGGGCTATAAGAGGTCTGGTGAGGCTGCAAGGAGTTATGAAAGGGCATAGTGTGAAGCGTCAAACATCAAATGCGTTGAAATGCATGCAGATGTTGGTTCGCGTACAAAATCAAATTCAGTCACGAAGGATCCAGATGTTAGAAAATCAGGTGTTACAGCGGCAGGCTCTGTATAAGGATGACCAGGACCAAGAGAGCAGCTTCAGCAAGTGGATGGTATGTTTAGGCTTTGATCTGTAAATCCATGACCTGGAACATTTATGCTTTCCTAGTCATTTGAATGGATATGCTTTTTTGCAGTCTGAGAACCAGGATCAATGGGATGACAGCACACTGACTAAGGAAGAAAGAGAGGCAAGAATGAAGAGGAAGTATGATGCAATTGTTAAGAGAGAAAGAGCAATGGCTTATGCATACTCCCATCAGGTACTTTTTCCTCTTCAGCTTATGTCATAAAATGTGTTATCCTTGTGGCAAAAGAGGGTTTCTCGGCGTAAATATTACAAATTGTTGCTACCCTTTTAAATGCAAGGCGATGTAGAAAAAAAGTGAGCAGGAAAAGGCAGATGACTGGAGACCTACCGAAATGGTTAGCTAGATGATTATTCGGGGGCGCGGAGATTTGTAGTTTCTTTATATTGACTGCACCTTTTGATTTCTGAGGGCCCCTTTACTTTCTGCAGTTCCAGCGTCATATTCGTCTTGTCAAAATAATAACTATGCATATCATGATTTTTCTGCAATGAGAAGCAAAGTGTAAACATATGGTTAGGTACTTAGGTAAGTTAATCCATCCAAAGTAGGTATTAGATGGGCCATTTACTGTAAAGAACTCATAACTTGATTTTTGGTAGTTAGCAGATTACACATACtttcatttaatttttattctaGACCCTAGAATAGAATGATGTCGGAAAAGAAAGCTCATATCCTTTTCTGCATGCCCCCAAATCACCAACTTTTGTTTGCCGTGTGAGAATGTTCATAGACCTTGTGCAGTAGCAACAGTCTTACATTgggattatttttttcttcttatatCTCTGTTAGTTGTTTAAATCAACTCCAAGAACGGCAAATGGAGCTATAGCGGATTTCCGATCAGGAGGGTATCCCTACTGGTGGAATTGGTTAGAACAACGGCAAGTACCACCATTGACGCCAACTAACCGTTCACGAAGCCCTGTGATAAAGAACTTCCTAGCAATTCCATCTAAAACACACAAGGACTTGAGTGGTAGCAGCCCAGTTCCCCAGTCAAGTAACCTTGGAGGTCTCGGGTTCAGTAATATGGATACTCCATCTCCAAGATCCAGCAGGTCAATGGTAGCCCCAAGATCAAGACAGGCAAAAACCCCACCCAGTAGATTTCAGCAGAAATTATCTCGAGGGAGTGCAGCCTCATCACCCTTTAACGGACGAATATTCAAAGATGATGACAGTCTAATGAGCTGCCCGCCTTTCTCGGTTCCACGTTACATGGTGGCTACGGCTTCTGCTAATGCCAAGTTTAGAGGCAGTCCCGTCCCAGATAGCCCAAGCAGTATCACAGATGAGCCGAAAAGGCGGATGTCATTTCCTTTTACTCAAGGGGCTGGATCTTTTAAGTGGAACAAAGGGAAAGAACCGAGTTCACCAAGCGTGTCAGGGAAGAACCAGTCAGTGCAATCTATAGGAAACTTGAGTGTTGATTCTACAGTTTCTATGCCTGCTGCTGTAGGAAGAAAGCCATTTAACCGTTTCGTGTGATTCTTTTTGTCTATTTTTTTTCCTCCTCTACTCTCTCACTGTGGGCCTGGTTTTTACGTTACATTTTTTTTCCATGTTTTTTCTTATCTACTTGTGAGTGCTTGTAAACGAGTTAATTACAATTGCTGATGTATACTAATAAAGACGATGTAGAATGTGATTGCTTGTAAGTACCTGCTTATCATTTTAATTACTATTGTTTGGGATGTACTGATTTTAATGCATCTTCTGCTTTCAATTGCTTGATGATATTATCATAAATTTTACAGTCCATCATTTGGCAAAGAAGCGTGTTTACCAGTTCAGCAGATTGATATTCTGTGGTTTGTTTTACACTTTTATATCCTACTTACACATTTACTGAGTTGCATGTATGAAGTGTTATGTTGAAGCTCATGTCTTGGTGCGAATCGTGCGACAGTCAAGTGTGTACTTGCTATCCGCTAGGTCACGTGTTCGATTACTAGAAACCATCTCTTTATAAAAATAAGGATAAAGTTACATTTGGACAATCACATTTTTCCATAAGAAATACTTCCcctgttcttatttacatgacacaatgggattttagacactattcacacaaacacctttgacttcattttgtggtttatacataagaaaaaacatagtcgtgtgaggtcttattagattcgtatcagtaaatattatttaaatatcaactttttataatttttttttctgatccacaattagagatattaatgtttaaaatcgtgcattggcagacgtgcctaaataattgtgtcatttaaaaaagaacggaggaagtactttgTATAACCATGAGTTCATGACACCAGATGTCCACAATGTAATGCTTGTTCACTTTcataatatttattttgttcACAAATATTGTATTACATATGACTTTTTTTTCTATTAATGAACTATTTTTATTGTAAAAAAAAGTTCACATATTCAATATCAACTCGGCACCTCTATGATGTGGGAGCTATCAAGCTCACCAACAATGGTGGTCGAAGTTTCCAGAAAAGAGAGAgatgagaagaagaagaataaaaGTTTGGGGAGAAGTCAGAAGAGAATTGTAGGAGAGAGAAGGAATCTTTGTATTTGATTAATTGTGTTCCAAATACAATGTTTTAGCTGCTTAAATAGCTGGCTGACAGCAACAACTAATAACAGATTCCACTAACAAACAAAAGTTGTTATAACaacttttcccgccaaaaacagAATACAACTTATTTGCTTAAAACTGCTTAAAAAGGAAACTAAAATAGCATCCCATATCATaactgttgtggggtttttccggtgagataccttggaggttttccggtaacttttaaggatttcacaagattgtatttttatagagagagaaagtagagagaaggcagagcagcaattgctcttgaatgtattgattgtgacccctttttctagggaagtgggactatttatagtactaggattttgtgggaatgacctaatattccctttacatgattggctagggtatgggaggaggacatgtgtcctttctccttacaattccctggcccttttggcaatagtgggctttttgggcctattgtgcttattcataccacttggaatacctactacctaggccccttttcaggtataggtacattacatacatttatacattcttaaatacaaatacatatacattgtaaATACGCAGATTGATACTCATGCTGTGGTCTAGTcttcgtatggtttctgcttagggggcgtaatacgtgccatgtgtcgcatcctcattggtacacgaaggcatggtaattttgcccacaacatttgcccctcaagaagggcatttctggaaacactttccgggtatcgcttcttgacctttgatttgcatcttcgtCTTTGGGACAGGCGTTGaggtggtgacacgtgtcacctttctccattttgcccctccctgtatatagaggggggtaaaattcatttattgcatttcgttttcacagagctattcacaggcgatttccggcgaactcccaccaccagcaggcgatttccggccaccgcgagactcaacctgttcttcaccaaactcaacctgttcttcaccaaactcaacctgttcttcaccaaactcaacctgttcttcaccaagtacttcacagatccttcaaggttagttttcgcctttcttccttgtttttgttatcccctCGTCATTTTTTCCCTTTATTAGCGGCCGGCCtcctagtactaggtaagggtttgaaggttttaattgagatttttccgccgttcgtTTTTTGTCGGGGtggacgtccaatcgcgtctttttcttctttgttggtcactcctaagccgtgcttcgttcactatgcagaaggcatggctagaaccaagcaaacggcagatcctacgcgcctgcgcttgcgggaggAAACATTCACaccccctagggagagatattcttccaccgccccggcagccgacgaagaatatgccgaactctttcaagagatcgatgaATATGTCGAGGTGGAGGAGCAAACGGCAAGCTCGTCAgggggtacagcgagccaggcagtgggggagtcgAGCGTCGCTCCATCGCCATCGGCCGACGAGGAGCAAGAGTCCGCTCCCCAGcctattaggcccagaggacgggaggaggcccaactgcttccgtcggagattcacccagacatgggctggatgcggtggctagacaggcatgGAGCCCAGATGAGGGacgacctctgcgtgggggagGGGTACCAGATGCgtgtgccggccggtctggactcgaccgtcagcctgcttgccgagggagagTTCCCAGTGTATGCCGCATCCATCaagctcggcatgagattccctccacaccccttcgttgtggaagtgttagatggttttaacattggggtggcccagctgacccccaactcgtgggctgatatctttggctatattgccaaatgtgcgctgaacgacgtggaaccgtctttcaacgcttttttgcatctggtctccctttctcgttcccccagtgccgccaaagggtggttcaatctgagcagccgtggtacataccaaacagtggtcggcaagctcagcaaatggcatatgtggaggaaaagatgggtcgtgttttacacggacgaccaggagatgtacgAGAGGATGAGCCGCTGGAATTGCAATGCCAACTATATGGACCGTGACGAGCCCCTcccaccccttactgccgaggagtgggatcaaataatggtcctgttcaaggccaacacttaccacttaaccgCGGACAAGactttccatgtgccggccgagtggttgccgcacattagtcAGTTTCGGAatgaggcctttctagcggccgtaggcttaggatattctatgactcgaggttgtatgccaaattatgTGCCGTCCCGCGTTGgtctattcatttttttctaattttggaTTTATTTTGTTCACAGCGGAAGGGATGAGCAAGTTATCGGCGGCGGATATTGGGAAGGGCGacatgaccgattggatggccgacatctatgaggccaagatgcagaaggccaaggccgagttggaggagaaggtgagtattctcttaggttgttgTCTTTGCCAGTTAAGCTTTTCCCGTCCAGTGCCTACAGTGGGCGTCttttttagtgacgagccgtTATCTTGGCGTGTGACCCGTGTTTTCTAAGgtaggcctcgtcactttttaatgacgggcccctAAGTTAGTGTTTTTCTTGCggttgccaaggtgcgcctcgtcaccttttaagacgggcgtccctttggtgacgagcctttttttttttttttgcaagtgactcgtgattgatagggtacgcctcgtcatttttgagacgggcgtcctttttaatgacgagccactattctttgagtgacttgcacttgataaggtacgcctcgtcattttcgagacgggcgtcctttttaatgacgagccactattctgtgagtgacttgcgattgaaagggtacgcctcgtcatttttgagacgggcgtccttttgaatgacgagccactatcttgtgagtgacttgtgattgaaagggtacgcctcgtcatttttggggcgggcgtccttttgaatggcgagccactatcttgagagtgacttgtgattgaaagggtacgcctcgtcatttttgagacgggcgtccttttgaatgacgagccactatcttgtgagggacttgtgattgataaggtacgcctcgtcattttttagacgggcgtccttttgaatgacgagccactgtcttgtgagtgacttgtgattgataaggtacgcctcgtcattttttagacgggcgtccttttgaatgacgagccactgtcttgtgagtgacttgtgattgataaggtatgcctcgtcatttttgagacgggcgtccttttgaatgacgagccgctatcttgtgagtgacttgtgattgatgacgagccactattcagtgaatGACTTGTAATTCATCACGAGGCCCAATATCTGACTGTCCTTTacgctctttttctttttagcaagctaaggacgcggctaaggcgtcagggaagaaaaaggggacgactctgtcccaattgaagaaaagggccgtgccagctggctcggagactccgagtaccttcaaaaaGCCCAAACATATACCCCGCCGTCTGGTGAAGAAGGGCGAGTCaaaggttgctgaggggggtcgccctgatgacgatgagattggcgtggacaagccgtctctggttgtggacttggtgtccaaatcaaaGTCTGGTGGGCATCCTGACGAgttggaggaccctctttcgggaATTCCGGCCGACGTCCGTTCCCAGATtcctgcggaggtggcccgccgagctaggtcatcgggcggtaagtattattcgaacgtcgttcagaagtatcgagcctcctctggcagttcttcttactctccgcgtcatcctaaggccgttgtttttcctatagctaaagacaaagggaaggatgctgctgctgcagaggacgagaacgtacccgctactcctcactattcgtcaaaggatagggtggctatatgccgtaaggtatttaaggccgtccccgcagagtatgttgcttctcttcctggccgcaagactgacgcccagtttggtgcaaTCCAGGCCACCCTACTCGACGTGAGTCTATTTCCCACTTTGCTTgtacttgttttttcttttcaagtcatttactaacatgtagctccttttgcagttgttctgccgcatggaattctgcaagagttggaagacgcgcactgctgaggagctcaaagctcaggtggctgagtccacccaccatggcgactatgcattcaaatccattgaagaggtccgcctgcagatgcagacgaccatataccttcaagcaaaggaggtagcttcattgaggtctgacaaggccgagctgcttaagaagatcttggcgcaggacaaagacatggtgacaatggtcgaggaggccaagacagcggcggcggaaatacggacgcttcaggaccagttgcgggagtaccctcaggtcaaataggcggctgaggaagccgagcatcttcgggggagctggagacggccaggtcgcaagttcgcaccttgcgtgagcgtcttctggaatcctatgatcagggggagcaagcgaccaaggacgctgtgaagcacgcctgggagagccacatgcCAGAGTATGATCTCGCGTAGTTCCAGCGGCGATTGGaacacagtgccgctgtgttggctgctgagcgtctcggtcagccgccccctgagtttgtaccttctgatgatgaggacgatgcggctgctccctgatttgcttccttccaagttcttcaaaattttattcaagtgttcccatgcctaagggcaaaaacaattattttgttaagttttggcgctgctggcgtctgtaccattgtgcctgctgagcacacaacaatttctttcttctttgtttttgaattctgggctacttttacacgcctttctacgggcgttgttttataagtaaataggttatttttgttgcttcttttatctcgcatttatttgctcttcgtaatttgattattccttaatcaataggcttaatcaataggtatggtagccaaggtgcaactgagtatacactaagcacgttggtgccgcaggcaactgagcatgcgctaggcactattgtggtcgtctctttctttggcgagcgtgtctataacgatgttgattgacgcaagtcagtcaataggtatgattgccgctagacatgctcgtcaaatgggctgggcggccaaacgttcgtgccgccgaacttttgagcaaacaacctttgtttcaaagttattggtgccgcaggcaactgagcatgcgctaggcactactgtggtcgtctctttctttggcgagcgtgtctataccgatattgattgacgcaagtcaatcaataggtatgattgccgctagacatgctcgtcaaatggactggacggccaaatgttcgtgccgccgcacttttgagcaaacaacctttgtttcaaagttattggtgccgcaggcaactgagcatgcgctaggcactactgtggtcgtctctttccttggcgagcgtgtctataccgatattgattgacgcaagtcaataaataggtatgattgccgctagacatgctcgtcaaatggactggacggccaaatgttcgtgccgccgcacatttgagcaaacaaccttcgtttcaaagttattggtgccgcaggcaactgagcatgcgctaggcactactgtggtcgtctctttcctTGGCGAGTGTGTCTAtaccgatattgattgacgcaagtcaatcaataggtatgatttcagctagacatgctcgtcaaatggactggacggccaaatgttcgtgccgccgcacatttgagcaaacaaccttcgtttcaaagttattggtgccgcaggcaactgagcatgcgctaggcactactgtggtcgtctctttccttggcgagcgtgtctataccgatattgattgacgcaagtcaatcaataggtatgattgccgctagacatgctcgtcaaatggactggacggccaaatgttcgtgccgccgcacatttgagcaaacaaccttcgTTTCAAAGTTATTCGTGCCGCAGAGCTTTTgaacaaacaacctatgtttcaaagttgttcatgccgctgagcttttgaacgaacaacctatgatttaaggttatttgtgccgctgagctattgagcaaacaacctatgtttcaaagttgttcatgccgctgagcttttgaacaaataacttatgatttaagtttatttgtgccgctggcacttactatgccgtactggttggccagcggcttgctatactgggaagggagttggataggtgatcagcctacaacttggtgctaatctgggccacttcttaggcttcaaacaattagtcttgctgagagtttttgctaatctgggccacttctcaggccgtcatacaattaggctttggttatgcattggagtgtacatttttatattcattgtgcgagcaataaatattatgagacaaatagagtagtattatttataactttgcaaggcgaatttagccggttacaaaagtaattactaccctactatgaccattagaggccgccccttgggcaatggatcgtggtacgTAAGACAAAGCTTAGCACATAGTTAGACGAAatacttcttgagattgtcggcattccaagtgcgcaaaataggccggccctgcatgtcttgaatgtggtatgttccatctctaacctcatcatagatctcataaggtccctcccaagtgggcgtcagcttaccctgt
This genomic stretch from Spinacia oleracea cultivar Varoflay chromosome 3, BTI_SOV_V1, whole genome shotgun sequence harbors:
- the LOC110785403 gene encoding protein IQ-DOMAIN 14 → MGKKGSWFSAIKRVFAHSSKEKVADGTEKKTSKEKKKKGGGKLKHGDGHSFLPFVREPSSIEKILGEVEREHRITNYDPPTPPEQPKAEPPHVTPPPVRTASPPVRTAIPPVRTASPPVRTDTPPRAPTPPKAASPSRDAVPRTPPSRDAVPRTPPSRDAIQPTPLREPTPPARRVASPPRVKTPVNAAAPAKVPSSRFVQQRRPEPTLREQHACATRIQAAYRGYMARRSFRAIRGLVRLQGVMKGHSVKRQTSNALKCMQMLVRVQNQIQSRRIQMLENQVLQRQALYKDDQDQESSFSKWMSENQDQWDDSTLTKEEREARMKRKYDAIVKRERAMAYAYSHQLFKSTPRTANGAIADFRSGGYPYWWNWLEQRQVPPLTPTNRSRSPVIKNFLAIPSKTHKDLSGSSPVPQSSNLGGLGFSNMDTPSPRSSRSMVAPRSRQAKTPPSRFQQKLSRGSAASSPFNGRIFKDDDSLMSCPPFSVPRYMVATASANAKFRGSPVPDSPSSITDEPKRRMSFPFTQGAGSFKWNKGKEPSSPSVSGKNQSVQSIGNLSVDSTVSMPAAVGRKPFNRFV